From the genome of Dickeya aquatica, one region includes:
- a CDS encoding MaoC/PaaZ C-terminal domain-containing protein, producing the protein MQDENYSSDYVNTADAYLIENDIGETTLPKLYMDDLKVGQVFYSSEYYVSAEEITEFSTRYDPQPFHMDDRLAKDSIFRGLAASGWHTVSITMNLLVKCLPLAHGIIGKGVENITWPRPTRPGDVLRIKAKIIDIDISPARPDRALMRIHISTIGQDNKIRQELLGKLLIFKGCAVSKAM; encoded by the coding sequence ATGCAAGATGAAAACTATTCAAGCGATTATGTCAATACGGCAGACGCATACCTAATAGAGAATGATATCGGGGAGACGACATTACCGAAACTGTATATGGATGACCTTAAGGTCGGCCAGGTTTTTTATAGTTCGGAGTATTACGTCAGCGCCGAGGAAATCACAGAGTTTTCAACCCGGTATGACCCGCAACCTTTTCACATGGATGATAGACTGGCAAAAGACTCTATCTTCAGGGGGCTGGCGGCAAGCGGCTGGCATACGGTCAGTATTACCATGAATCTGCTGGTAAAGTGTTTACCGCTGGCGCATGGCATTATCGGCAAAGGCGTGGAAAATATTACCTGGCCCCGACCGACCCGGCCCGGTGATGTATTGCGAATAAAAGCAAAGATTATTGATATCGATATTTCTCCCGCCAGACCAGACAGAGCTTTGATGCGTATTCATATTTCCACCATAGGTCAGGACAATAAAATACGACAGGAGTTACTCGGTAAGCTCCTTATCTTTAAGGGATGTGCGGTATCGAAGGCGATGTAG